From Planococcus halocryophilus, the proteins below share one genomic window:
- a CDS encoding SEC-C domain-containing protein, which yields MVGRNDPCPCGSGKKYKKCHGKQETVSINDLVNEELFKVRQQFFSENPNQTHITEFRELQQEWQPHLMKSMAENDAQAFVIENFLFMKKPELWEEFLEKQIDLAQRPTTKEVLGNWKDVKVFLGQYIKGDTEKAQFTDVFTGETLEMADQPPTDMENGQGLLAILLPDSRVGEKGVLFLNGYLTVVGEFTPFFEQLKAQIASENASEDESYLRDNYLTIVEQIVKYSTGSVEESIQLSPEHDSVMAELDKHIEKADFDEETVSNITSILNSYLVSQQPTVQKPEALVAGYWRFLQDHELVKGPMLSSKDLSEKFGVSSSTILKRSKEFSAYFEELLAKK from the coding sequence ATGGTAGGAAGAAATGATCCATGCCCATGCGGCAGTGGCAAGAAATACAAGAAATGTCACGGAAAACAAGAAACTGTGTCTATCAATGATTTGGTGAATGAAGAACTATTCAAAGTACGTCAACAGTTCTTCTCGGAAAACCCAAATCAGACACATATTACTGAGTTCCGTGAATTGCAACAAGAATGGCAGCCACATTTGATGAAATCAATGGCTGAAAACGATGCACAAGCATTTGTGATTGAGAATTTCCTGTTCATGAAAAAACCTGAACTATGGGAAGAGTTTCTAGAAAAACAAATTGACCTTGCTCAACGTCCAACAACGAAAGAAGTACTTGGAAATTGGAAAGACGTAAAAGTATTCCTTGGTCAATATATTAAAGGAGATACAGAGAAAGCTCAGTTTACAGATGTTTTCACTGGCGAAACCCTTGAAATGGCTGACCAGCCACCAACTGATATGGAAAACGGACAAGGCTTATTAGCCATCCTACTTCCAGATTCACGCGTGGGAGAAAAAGGCGTTCTATTCTTGAACGGCTATTTAACGGTTGTTGGAGAATTCACTCCATTCTTCGAACAGTTGAAAGCACAAATCGCTTCTGAAAATGCTTCAGAAGATGAAAGCTACTTGCGCGACAACTACTTAACAATTGTTGAACAAATCGTTAAATATTCAACTGGCAGTGTAGAAGAAAGCATCCAGCTTTCTCCAGAACATGATTCTGTCATGGCTGAACTTGATAAGCATATCGAGAAAGCTGATTTTGATGAAGAAACGGTTAGCAATATTACGAGTATTTTAAATAGCTATCTTGTAAGCCAGCAACCAACTGTCCAAAAACCTGAAGCACTTGTAGCAGGATACTGGAGATTCTTACAGGATCACGAATTGGTGAAAGGCCCTATGCTATCTTCAAAAGACTTAAGTGAAAAATTCGGCGTCTCTTCAAGCACCATCTTGAAGCGCTCTAAAGAATTCAGCGCTTATTTTGAAGAATTGTTAGCCAAAAAATAA
- a CDS encoding DUF421 domain-containing protein, with the protein MFEITLSSFIRIITVGFLAYVGLVILLRFSGKRTLTKLNAFDLVVTVALGSTLATILLNNSISLLEGMTAFGLLILLQYLMTIFSLHFDWFNNLIKSEPRLLYLDGNFLRSSMRKERIKEMEILQAIRNTGFGSTEKVKAVILETDGSLSVISSEVGNALEHVNSEVDENET; encoded by the coding sequence ATGTTCGAAATCACGCTTAGTAGTTTTATACGGATCATCACAGTTGGTTTTTTAGCTTATGTCGGACTTGTTATTTTGCTTCGTTTTTCAGGTAAAAGAACTTTAACTAAATTGAATGCCTTTGACTTGGTCGTCACCGTTGCTTTAGGTTCGACACTTGCGACCATATTACTCAACAATAGCATTAGTTTACTTGAAGGAATGACAGCATTTGGCTTGCTTATATTGCTGCAATATTTGATGACTATTTTTTCTCTGCATTTCGACTGGTTTAATAATCTTATCAAGTCAGAACCACGCCTTTTGTACTTAGATGGAAATTTTTTAAGAAGTTCTATGCGAAAAGAACGAATAAAGGAAATGGAGATTCTCCAAGCGATTCGAAATACAGGATTTGGCTCTACTGAAAAAGTAAAAGCTGTCATACTCGAAACTGATGGCAGTTTATCAGTTATTAGCAGTGAAGTTGGCAATGCTTTAGAGCATGTTAATTCAGAAGTTGATGAAAACGAGACCTAA
- a CDS encoding acyl-CoA thioesterase: MEAKPMKESRTIQTKLVLPPDTNHMDSIFGGKVLAYIDEIAGITAMKHARRQVVVTASIDSVDFLSSAKVGDVLELEANVTSTGRTSMEVYVRVKSKNLQTGDEKLTTESFLTMVAMGDDGKPTPVPPVLPESVGEKLFFDTAPARREYRKLRVKPPRP; the protein is encoded by the coding sequence ATGGAAGCAAAACCGATGAAAGAATCGAGAACCATTCAAACAAAGCTTGTTCTTCCTCCTGATACCAATCACATGGATTCTATTTTTGGGGGCAAAGTTTTAGCATACATCGATGAAATCGCAGGAATTACAGCGATGAAACACGCACGCCGTCAAGTTGTTGTAACGGCATCAATTGATTCAGTGGATTTTTTATCTTCAGCTAAAGTTGGAGATGTATTGGAGCTCGAAGCAAATGTTACTTCAACGGGGCGCACTTCGATGGAAGTTTATGTTCGAGTAAAATCAAAAAACCTTCAAACTGGGGATGAAAAACTAACGACAGAATCATTCTTGACGATGGTTGCAATGGGAGACGATGGCAAACCAACTCCAGTTCCTCCTGTTTTGCCAGAATCCGTAGGCGAAAAACTCTTTTTTGATACGGCACCGGCAAGACGGGAATACCGAAAACTGCGCGTTAAGCCACCTAGACCATAA
- a CDS encoding aminoglycoside N(3)-acetyltransferase, with product MSELLNILNTPEFQSKTTLKQQLQELGIVAGDQIMVHASLKSMGWIAGGAQAVVEALMETITEAGTIIMPAQSADNSDPVYWMQPPVPENWHQSIREHLPAFDPHLSGLRGMGKIAECFHRHPATIRSPHPSHSFMAWGIHAQDWMSEQPIDDSFGEKSPLAKMLQAKVKILLIGVGFDSCTALHYAEFVQESRSTSLQGAAIMRNGERVWQIYDCVDMDSERFPEIAKAFPGVISKGVLGQAEMQIVDLKELVEFGIEWLKEHPSI from the coding sequence ATGTCAGAGTTATTGAATATTTTAAACACGCCTGAATTTCAATCTAAAACAACATTAAAGCAACAGCTTCAGGAGCTTGGCATTGTAGCTGGAGACCAAATAATGGTTCATGCATCATTAAAGTCAATGGGTTGGATCGCTGGAGGCGCTCAAGCGGTCGTTGAAGCCTTAATGGAAACTATTACAGAAGCAGGCACGATAATTATGCCCGCTCAGTCTGCGGACAACTCAGACCCCGTTTACTGGATGCAGCCTCCGGTCCCCGAGAATTGGCATCAATCGATTCGCGAGCACCTTCCTGCTTTTGATCCCCACTTAAGCGGACTTCGGGGTATGGGAAAAATTGCGGAATGCTTTCATCGCCATCCAGCGACCATTCGAAGCCCACACCCTTCTCATTCTTTTATGGCATGGGGTATCCATGCGCAGGACTGGATGAGCGAACAGCCCATTGATGATTCTTTCGGAGAAAAATCACCACTCGCAAAAATGCTGCAAGCCAAAGTTAAAATCCTTCTGATTGGTGTCGGCTTTGATTCGTGTACAGCTCTTCACTATGCTGAATTTGTTCAAGAAAGTCGCTCTACTTCGCTACAAGGCGCAGCCATAATGCGTAATGGAGAACGGGTTTGGCAAATATACGATTGTGTCGATATGGATTCAGAGCGCTTTCCGGAAATCGCCAAAGCTTTTCCTGGTGTCATTTCTAAAGGAGTTTTAGGGCAAGCCGAAATGCAAATCGTCGATCTGAAAGAGCTGGTCGAATTTGGAATCGAATGGCTCAAAGAACATCCTTCAATATAA
- a CDS encoding Fic/DOC family protein — translation MSKYQHTSMYCYPGTDVLINLFDVEDEQKLKELEKVYSLFRLAELRLQKPADPLNVKAYLAIHQYILQDVYPFAGELRQEMISKGSSSFAHPKHIETQLLKIFNELKSENYLKKLPRDQLIVRLAYFLSELNALHPFREGNGRCIREFARQLLLNAGYQLEWGKVLEPAEIINAFVDSFNKGNDRLERLLSEIITP, via the coding sequence ATGTCTAAGTACCAACATACTTCAATGTATTGTTATCCGGGCACTGATGTATTGATCAATTTGTTTGATGTGGAAGATGAACAAAAGCTGAAAGAACTGGAAAAAGTCTATTCTTTGTTTCGTCTTGCAGAACTGCGGTTACAAAAACCGGCAGATCCTTTAAATGTTAAAGCTTACTTGGCCATTCATCAATATATTCTTCAAGACGTTTATCCTTTTGCTGGAGAATTGAGACAAGAAATGATTTCCAAAGGTTCTTCATCTTTTGCTCATCCGAAACACATTGAAACACAGTTGCTTAAAATTTTTAATGAGCTGAAATCTGAGAACTATTTAAAAAAATTGCCGCGAGATCAGCTGATTGTTCGGCTTGCTTATTTTCTGTCAGAATTAAATGCATTGCATCCTTTCCGCGAAGGCAATGGACGGTGTATTCGTGAATTTGCACGTCAGTTGTTATTAAATGCTGGTTATCAGCTAGAGTGGGGAAAAGTACTTGAACCTGCAGAGATTATTAATGCTTTTGTTGACTCGTTTAACAAGGGGAATGATCGTTTAGAAAGGCTATTATCCGAAATTATTACGCCATGA
- a CDS encoding DUF779 domain-containing protein, with protein MVERVIATDAAIELIELLKEKHGPVMFHQSGGCCDGSSPMCYPKGDLFVGDQDILMGVIGDSEFYMHKNQFDYWSHTQLIIDVVPGRGGMFSLEGVEGKRFLTRSRAFTSEENKELQQQA; from the coding sequence ATGGTCGAACGCGTAATTGCGACAGATGCTGCTATTGAACTGATTGAATTGCTGAAGGAAAAGCATGGTCCGGTCATGTTCCATCAATCCGGAGGTTGCTGTGATGGTAGCTCCCCTATGTGTTATCCGAAAGGCGACTTATTTGTCGGAGATCAAGACATTTTAATGGGAGTTATCGGGGATAGTGAATTCTATATGCATAAAAATCAATTTGATTACTGGAGCCATACACAGCTGATCATTGATGTCGTGCCAGGACGCGGCGGAATGTTTTCGCTAGAGGGAGTGGAAGGCAAGCGGTTTTTAACAAGATCTAGAGCTTTCACCTCCGAAGAAAATAAAGAATTGCAACAACAAGCTTAA